A part of Carassius carassius chromosome 4, fCarCar2.1, whole genome shotgun sequence genomic DNA contains:
- the LOC132137975 gene encoding notch-regulated ankyrin repeat-containing protein B-like gives MSQADMACSARQRVFQEALRKGNTKELHSLLQNMTNCEFNVNSFGPEGQTALHQSVIDGNLELVKLLVKFGADIRLANRDGWSALHIAAFGGHQDIVLYLITRAKYSSSAL, from the coding sequence ATGAGTCAGGCGGACATGGCTTGCTCTGCGCGTCAAAGAGTGTTTCAGGAAGCGCTCAGGAAAGGGAATACTAAGGAACTCCATTCTCTCTTGCAAAACATGACAAACTGTGAATTTAACGTGAACTCTTTCGGACCCGAAGGACAGACGGCGCTTCATCAGTCCGTGATCGATGGCAACCTAGAGTTAGTGAAGCTTCTAGTGAAGTTCGGTGCAGACATCCGTCTGGCAAACAGAGATGGATGGAGCGCCCTGCACATAGCAGCTTTTGGTGGACATCAAGACATCGTTCTTTACCTCATCACACGGGCGAAGTACTCATCAAGCGCGCTCTGA